In a genomic window of Wyeomyia smithii strain HCP4-BCI-WySm-NY-G18 chromosome 1, ASM2978416v1, whole genome shotgun sequence:
- the LOC129733906 gene encoding heterogeneous nuclear ribonucleoprotein F-like isoform X1, translated as MSFDDDNDNGGNGACHIRLRGLPWNITEGEIRDFLAGVDVDMCHIVINQLTKRQTGEAYLRLPTLDDQIKALDLNKATIGHRYIEVFTVSEDQFESAINKELNSEDGGPVLKLRGLPWSCTKDDVKRFFTGLTIKSGYNGILLLLDQLGRASGEAIVEFATDADAEKAMMLQKEMIGNRYIELFRSSSREMRWAEKKMRRMSPYGRNSNSNGNGNGNSSNGGGGNFGGSKSGGGNNSRQRFPPGQGYGRGSGGNDGFSSDNFSNGPSGGGNSWNNRGDNGFGSGGGGGGGLGFGSNTGSKLGGGGSGSGGGGNMYSGGLANNTGNIDILRLLQDQLKRGGGTNYGSGRGNSGGGGGGGGSSDGYSTGGGGGGGYSTGGFGNSYSSGGGSNSGGGGYDSDRGGFRSGGGQVGGNNFSSFGSGGGGGGGNSFGSNMSNAGGNNFTRNDFYKSGEQNLFCVHLRGMPFSCDEQDIQDFFMPLRPVKCEVKFDSRGRPSGEGDAFFDTMEEAMKAMKKHKEKMGSRYIELFAGARKPQNKFMD; from the exons ATGTCCTTCGATGACGATAATGATAATGGCGGAAATGGTGCGTGCCATATTCGTTTGCGCGGTCTCCCATGGAATATCACGGAGGGTGAGATCCGGGATTTCTTGGCCGGTGTCGATGTGGACATGTGCCACATTGTCATCAATCAATTGACCAAGCGGCAAACGGGTGAAGCTTATCTGCGGCTGCCGACGTTGGACGACCAGATAAAAGCACTGGATCTGAACAAGGCCACCATCGGACATCGCTACATTGAGGTTTTCACCGTGTCGGAGGATCAGTTCGAGAGCGCCATCAATAAGGAGCTTAACAGCGAGGACGGTGGACCGGTGCTGAAGCTGCGTGGTCTGCCCTGGTCCTGTACCAAGGATGACGTCAAGCGGTTCTTCACCG GGTTGACGATAAAAAGTGGCTATAATGGGATTCTTTTGCTACTGGATCAGCTGGGACGGGCATCTGGGGAGGCGAttgttgaatttgcaacagacGCCGATGCCGAAAAGGCCATGATGTTACAGAAAGAGATGATTGGGAACAG ATACATTGAACTATTCCGGAGCAGCTCCCGTGAAATGAGATGGGCGGAGAAGAAAATGCGTCGCATGAGCCCGTATGGTCGTAATAGTAACTCGAATGGTAATGGCAATGGCAACAGCAGCAATGGCGGCGGCGGCAACTTTGGTGGTAGTAAATCGGGTGGCGGCAACAACAGCCGTCAACGCTTTCCACCAGGTCAAGGATACGGACGCGGATCTGGAGGCAACGATG GCTTCTCGTCAGACAATTTCTCGAATGGCCCGTCCGGTGGTGGTAACAGCTGGAACAATCGTGGAGATAATGGCTTCGgaagcggcggcggcggcggtggtGGACTTGGTTTCGGATCTAACACCGGAAGCAAGCTTGGTGGTGGCGGTTCTGGATCCGGTGGTGGAGGAAACATGTACTCCGGTGGGTTGGccaacaatacgggcaacaTTGACATCTTGAGATTGTTGCAGGATCAGTTGA AACGCGGTGGGGGCACCAACTACGGTTCTGGACGTGGCAACTCTGGCggcggtggcggtggtggtggcaGCAGCGATGGCTACAGCAccggtggcggtggtggtgggGGATACAGTACCGGCGGATTTGGTAACAGCTACAGCAGCGGAGGTGGTTCCAATAGTGGCGGTGGAGGATATGATTCCGACCGCGGGGGATTCCGTTCCGGGGGCGGTCAAGTTGGTGGCAACAACTTCAGCAGCTTCGGTAGTGGcggtggcggcggcggcggcaatAGCTTTGGCAGCAACATGAGTAACGCGGGTGGCAACAACTTTACACGGAATGACTTCTACAAGAGTGGGGAACAAAATTTGTTCTGTGTACACTTGCGGGGAATGCCATTCAGCTGCGATGAGCAGGACATTCAAGACTTCTTCATGCCGCTAAGACCAGTTAAGTGTGAAGTCAAGTTCGATTCCAGAGGTCGTCCCTCCGGTGAGGGTGATGCTTTCTTCGACACCATGGAGGAGGCGATGAAAGCTATGAAGAAGCACAAGGAAAAAATGGGCTCCAGATACATTGAACTTTTTGCTGGTGCTCGCAAGCCTCAGAATAAATTCATGGATTAG
- the LOC129733906 gene encoding heterogeneous nuclear ribonucleoprotein H3-like isoform X2 translates to MSFDDDNDNGGNGACHIRLRGLPWNITEGEIRDFLAGVDVDMCHIVINQLTKRQTGEAYLRLPTLDDQIKALDLNKATIGHRYIEVFTVSEDQFESAINKELNSEDGGPVLKLRGLPWSCTKDDVKRFFTGLTIKSGYNGILLLLDQLGRASGEAIVEFATDADAEKAMMLQKEMIGNRYIELFRSSSREMRWAEKKMRRMSPYGRNSNSNGNGNGNSSNGGGGNFGGSKSGGGNNSRQRFPPGQGYGRGSGGNDGFSSDNFSNGPSGGGNSWNNRGDNGFGSGGGGGGGLGFGSNTGSKLGGGGSGSGGGGNMYSERGGGTNYGSGRGNSGGGGGGGGSSDGYSTGGGGGGGYSTGGFGNSYSSGGGSNSGGGGYDSDRGGFRSGGGQVGGNNFSSFGSGGGGGGGNSFGSNMSNAGGNNFTRNDFYKSGEQNLFCVHLRGMPFSCDEQDIQDFFMPLRPVKCEVKFDSRGRPSGEGDAFFDTMEEAMKAMKKHKEKMGSRYIELFAGARKPQNKFMD, encoded by the exons ATGTCCTTCGATGACGATAATGATAATGGCGGAAATGGTGCGTGCCATATTCGTTTGCGCGGTCTCCCATGGAATATCACGGAGGGTGAGATCCGGGATTTCTTGGCCGGTGTCGATGTGGACATGTGCCACATTGTCATCAATCAATTGACCAAGCGGCAAACGGGTGAAGCTTATCTGCGGCTGCCGACGTTGGACGACCAGATAAAAGCACTGGATCTGAACAAGGCCACCATCGGACATCGCTACATTGAGGTTTTCACCGTGTCGGAGGATCAGTTCGAGAGCGCCATCAATAAGGAGCTTAACAGCGAGGACGGTGGACCGGTGCTGAAGCTGCGTGGTCTGCCCTGGTCCTGTACCAAGGATGACGTCAAGCGGTTCTTCACCG GGTTGACGATAAAAAGTGGCTATAATGGGATTCTTTTGCTACTGGATCAGCTGGGACGGGCATCTGGGGAGGCGAttgttgaatttgcaacagacGCCGATGCCGAAAAGGCCATGATGTTACAGAAAGAGATGATTGGGAACAG ATACATTGAACTATTCCGGAGCAGCTCCCGTGAAATGAGATGGGCGGAGAAGAAAATGCGTCGCATGAGCCCGTATGGTCGTAATAGTAACTCGAATGGTAATGGCAATGGCAACAGCAGCAATGGCGGCGGCGGCAACTTTGGTGGTAGTAAATCGGGTGGCGGCAACAACAGCCGTCAACGCTTTCCACCAGGTCAAGGATACGGACGCGGATCTGGAGGCAACGATG GCTTCTCGTCAGACAATTTCTCGAATGGCCCGTCCGGTGGTGGTAACAGCTGGAACAATCGTGGAGATAATGGCTTCGgaagcggcggcggcggcggtggtGGACTTGGTTTCGGATCTAACACCGGAAGCAAGCTTGGTGGTGGCGGTTCTGGATCCGGTGGTGGAGGAAACATGTACTCCG AACGCGGTGGGGGCACCAACTACGGTTCTGGACGTGGCAACTCTGGCggcggtggcggtggtggtggcaGCAGCGATGGCTACAGCAccggtggcggtggtggtgggGGATACAGTACCGGCGGATTTGGTAACAGCTACAGCAGCGGAGGTGGTTCCAATAGTGGCGGTGGAGGATATGATTCCGACCGCGGGGGATTCCGTTCCGGGGGCGGTCAAGTTGGTGGCAACAACTTCAGCAGCTTCGGTAGTGGcggtggcggcggcggcggcaatAGCTTTGGCAGCAACATGAGTAACGCGGGTGGCAACAACTTTACACGGAATGACTTCTACAAGAGTGGGGAACAAAATTTGTTCTGTGTACACTTGCGGGGAATGCCATTCAGCTGCGATGAGCAGGACATTCAAGACTTCTTCATGCCGCTAAGACCAGTTAAGTGTGAAGTCAAGTTCGATTCCAGAGGTCGTCCCTCCGGTGAGGGTGATGCTTTCTTCGACACCATGGAGGAGGCGATGAAAGCTATGAAGAAGCACAAGGAAAAAATGGGCTCCAGATACATTGAACTTTTTGCTGGTGCTCGCAAGCCTCAGAATAAATTCATGGATTAG
- the LOC129717427 gene encoding uncharacterized protein LOC129717427, translating into MRSLAYQMAEKNGISHPFDKELKLAGPDWLKSFLQRHPNIALRTPENTSIARARGFNRVFDEHPYPPSRVINVDETSVGTVQGRKTKVLANKGQHQVARPVSAERGENTTVTMAMSASGTFMDPFFIFPRQRMHDALMVGAPPESNFACNSSGWSTLETFSQWFDSFLRCYRPTKEDPVLLILDGHSSHTRNLEVLEKARVNHTRILSIPPHTSHKLQPLDVAFMGPFKGAYSDALDRLLKRNGGKAVTIYNVAALVNEAFEQTAKKTVAHNGYKTTGIMPFDRNNRKEIQKKHAESDGNDLIKDATSSEPHLDLDGAEPIEEATSPEPGLTLENNHKHGEEDRGLK; encoded by the exons ATGCGAAGCTTAGCGTATCAGATGGCTGAAAAAAATGGGATATCGCATCCATTTGACAAGGAACTCAAGCTAGCTGGGCCAGATTGGCTAAAAAGTTTTCTTCAGCGTCATCCAAACATTGCCCTTCGAACACCGGAAAACACTTCTATCGCACGGGCAAGAGGCTTCAATCGGGTCTTTGATGAGCATCCTTACCCACCCAGTAGGGTTATCAACGTTGACGAAACGAGTGTCGGCACT GTCCAGGGACGAAAGACGAAGGTACTGGCAAACAAAGGGCAACATCAAGTTGCCAGACCAGTTTCGGCAGAAAGAGGTGAAAATACGACTGTAACGATGGCCATGTCAGCTTCCGGTACGTTCATGGATCCGTTCTTCATCTTCCCGCGACAACGGATGCATGACGCACTGATGGTTGGAGCTCCACCGGAGTCCAATTTCGCTTGCAACTCCAGTGGGTGGAGTACCCTGGAGACGTTCTCTCAATGGTTCGATAGCTTCTTGAGGTGCTATCGTCCTACGAAAGAAGATCCGGTTTTACTGATTCTAGATGGCCATTCAAGCCATACTAGAAACCTGGAGGTTCTGGAGAAGGCAAGGGTCAACCACACCCGAATTTTATCAATTCCGCCTCACACATCTCATAAGCTACAGCCACTTGATGTAGCATTTATGGGTCCTTTTAAAGGAGCCTATTCTGATGCATTAGATAGGCTTCTTAAACGGAATGGTGGAAAAGCAGTAACAATATACAACGTTGCTGCTTTGGTTAACGAGGCATTCGAACAAACTGCCAAGAAGACCGTGGCTCATAATGGTTATAAAACAACCGGTATAATGCCATTTGACCGAAAT AACAGGAAAGAAATTCAGAAGAAACATGCAGAATCCGACGGTAATGATCTCATCAAAGATGCAACATCGTCGGAGCCGCACTTGGATCTCGATGGAGCTGAGCCTATCGAAGAAGCGACATCACCGGAGCCGGGTTTGACCCTCGAAAATAACCATAAACACGGAGAGGAGGATAGAGGTCTGAAATGA